The following proteins come from a genomic window of Carassius auratus strain Wakin chromosome 18, ASM336829v1, whole genome shotgun sequence:
- the actmap gene encoding actin maturation protease isoform X1 has translation MLIRLLRAFIAALFCVKVCWSSMSVENVAAPPPPPPPPPSLARSVSSKKKLYQALAEGRAPVEGDHEEARVILGQRESSFRKDLQWLLFNKYVPSLIQDGPQCGLVALWMATHLLQPPKTVALETLVQMAKDNGYTEQGEMFSACDMAKLAEEVCGCRVQRLSGGMMGENTAVILKHLAGGQPVLIPYDEDFNHEPCLRNGLKAHWAVVSGVLLGLRQGCVDSRLFPPDLTLPWLHLSQNESPVSWPTDDVKEVFVLAKQGKSLRYQLWKYELVTQSNSQLKEMDPQRASDGTRYVLPPGGVQDGLAGQVLLLHTNTQKN, from the exons ATGCTTATACGATTACTACGTGCATTCATTGCAGCATTGTTTTG TGTGAAAGTTTGTTGGAGCAGCATGTCTGTGGAGAATGTGGcagcacctcctcctcctccacctccacctccatcACTGGCTCGCTCAGTGTCCAGCAAGAAGAAGCTTTACCAGGCTCTAGCAGAGGGAAGGGCCCCTGTAGAAGGGGACCATGAGGAGGCCAGAGTTATTCTAGGACAGAGAGAAAGCAG TTTTAGGAAGGATCTGCAGTGGTTGCTGTTCAATAAGTATGTGCCTTCACTTATTCAAGATGGTCCACA ATGTGGTCTTGTGGCATTATGGATGGCGACTCATCTTCTGCAGCCTCCCAAGACAGTGGCGCTAGAGACACTGGTCCAGATGGCGAAAGACAACGGCTACACTGAACAAGGAGAAATGTTTTCTG CATGTGACATGGCCAAGCTGGCGGAGGAAGTGTGTGGGTGCAGAGTTCAGAGGTTATCAGGAGGCATGATGGGAGAAAACACTGCTGTCATTCTTAAACACCTCGCTGGCGGGCAACCTGTTCTTATACC ATATGATGAGGATTTTAATCATGAGCCCTGTTTACGCAATGGCCTCAAAGCCCACTGGGCAGTCGTCTCAG GTGTATTATTAGGGTTAAGGCAGGGGTGTGTGGACAGCAGACTCTTCCCCCCTGACCTCACACTTCCCTGGCTGCATCTCTCTCAGAACGAGTCTCCTGTCTCATGGCCGACGGATGACGTTAAAGAGGTGTTTGTTCTGGCAAAGCAGGGGAAGAGTCTACGCTACCAGCTGTGGAAGTATGAGCTGGTAACACAGAGCAACAGTCAACTCAAGGAGATGGACCCTCAGAGAGCCAGCGATGGGACGAGGTACGTACTTCCTCCTGGTGGCGTACAGGACGGTCTAGCGGGACAAGTGCTGCTGCTCCACACTAACACACAGAAGAACTGA
- the actmap gene encoding actin maturation protease isoform X2 produces the protein MSVENVAAPPPPPPPPPSLARSVSSKKKLYQALAEGRAPVEGDHEEARVILGQRESSFRKDLQWLLFNKYVPSLIQDGPQCGLVALWMATHLLQPPKTVALETLVQMAKDNGYTEQGEMFSACDMAKLAEEVCGCRVQRLSGGMMGENTAVILKHLAGGQPVLIPYDEDFNHEPCLRNGLKAHWAVVSGVLLGLRQGCVDSRLFPPDLTLPWLHLSQNESPVSWPTDDVKEVFVLAKQGKSLRYQLWKYELVTQSNSQLKEMDPQRASDGTRYVLPPGGVQDGLAGQVLLLHTNTQKN, from the exons ATGTCTGTGGAGAATGTGGcagcacctcctcctcctccacctccacctccatcACTGGCTCGCTCAGTGTCCAGCAAGAAGAAGCTTTACCAGGCTCTAGCAGAGGGAAGGGCCCCTGTAGAAGGGGACCATGAGGAGGCCAGAGTTATTCTAGGACAGAGAGAAAGCAG TTTTAGGAAGGATCTGCAGTGGTTGCTGTTCAATAAGTATGTGCCTTCACTTATTCAAGATGGTCCACA ATGTGGTCTTGTGGCATTATGGATGGCGACTCATCTTCTGCAGCCTCCCAAGACAGTGGCGCTAGAGACACTGGTCCAGATGGCGAAAGACAACGGCTACACTGAACAAGGAGAAATGTTTTCTG CATGTGACATGGCCAAGCTGGCGGAGGAAGTGTGTGGGTGCAGAGTTCAGAGGTTATCAGGAGGCATGATGGGAGAAAACACTGCTGTCATTCTTAAACACCTCGCTGGCGGGCAACCTGTTCTTATACC ATATGATGAGGATTTTAATCATGAGCCCTGTTTACGCAATGGCCTCAAAGCCCACTGGGCAGTCGTCTCAG GTGTATTATTAGGGTTAAGGCAGGGGTGTGTGGACAGCAGACTCTTCCCCCCTGACCTCACACTTCCCTGGCTGCATCTCTCTCAGAACGAGTCTCCTGTCTCATGGCCGACGGATGACGTTAAAGAGGTGTTTGTTCTGGCAAAGCAGGGGAAGAGTCTACGCTACCAGCTGTGGAAGTATGAGCTGGTAACACAGAGCAACAGTCAACTCAAGGAGATGGACCCTCAGAGAGCCAGCGATGGGACGAGGTACGTACTTCCTCCTGGTGGCGTACAGGACGGTCTAGCGGGACAAGTGCTGCTGCTCCACACTAACACACAGAAGAACTGA
- the itpkcb gene encoding inositol-trisphosphate 3-kinase Cb isoform X1, whose protein sequence is MGQSSSSSNGAALASSSRARVQGVFCSSPARDRLDENPMKTKELQSVQKCWRDDFKEGKTSVDVRIHEPKKLLLKATSSGNQHATENLILLSRDANFESSDSQSGQKGVAFREENHECCVSPWDMESVSEGGAVTPGRVSEENVTQCLNAPDFLVDFSCSSPLAKHKITKSTSQPSVSGRLGGETEQQASNPFPRIIPKLIVTHDDLGPVQDSPHISDFTFSMGGYSLDLHPDEDSPCSDSGCGGSPAPFLFHRKLSSSSSAGLSSASSFEESEDDFTGSDIEPSLSPSMIGCPDELKGAKSWRKLKTMVHCSPFVVSFKKRYPWVQLAGHAGNFQAGENGKLLKKYCECEQQCLEKLMNDILRPFVPGYYGIVQQNDQDYNLMDDLLTDFDSPSIMDCKMGSRTYLEEELVKARERPRLRKDMYEKMVAVDPGAPSPEERAQQAVLKPRYMQWRETLSSTATLGFRIEGIRKADGTCNTSFKKTKQKEQVMKALRDFVDGNTQLLRSYLQRLEELRSALETSELFRTHEVVGSSLLFVHDASGLARVWMIDFGKTVPLPPPQTLDHRTPWAEGNREDGYLWGLDNLIEIFGGMLQDATPPSP, encoded by the exons ATGGGCCAATCATCATCCAGCAGTAACGGCGCAGCACTCGCGAGCTCCTCACGAGCGCGCGTGCAAGGAGTTTTTTGTTCTTCACCTGCCCGTGACCGGTTAGACGAGAATCCGATGAAAACCAAGGAGCTGCAATCTGTTCAGAAGTGCTGGCGGGACGATTTCAAAGAGGGGAAGACTTCAGTGGACGTAAGAATACACGAGCCGAAAAAGCTTCTTTTAAAAGCGACTTCTTCCGGCAATCAGCATGCAACCGAAAACTTGATCCTTCTGAGTCGGGACGCCAACTTTGAAAGTTCTGATTCCCAAAGCGGACAGAAAGGAGTAGCGTTCCGCGAGGAAAACCATGAGTGTTGCGTCTCACCGTGGGACATGGAAAGCGTGTCAGAAGGAGGTGCCGTGACTCCAGGCAGAGTTTCGGAGGAAAATGTGACCCAGTGCTTGAACGCACCGGACTTTTTAGTAGACTTCAGTTGCTCGTCTCCGTTAGCCAAACATAAAATAACCAAAAGTACATCGCAACCCTCCGTGTCAGGCCGGCTGGGTGGAGAAACGGAGCAACAAGCCTCAAACCCCTTCCCTAGGATTATTCCCAAACTAATAGTGACCCATGATGATTTAGGTCCTGTTCAGGACAGTCCGCACATCAGTGACTTTACTTTTAGCATGGGCGGCTATTCGCTGGACCTGCATCCCGATGAGGACTCTCCCTGCTCGGACAGCGGCTGTGGAGGCTCCCCGGCGCCCTTTCTGTTCCACAGGAAACTGTCCAGCTCCTCATCCGCTGGATTGTCCTCAGCCTCGTCGTTTGAGGAGTCCGAGGATGATTTCACGGGCAGCGACATTGAGCCCAGTCTGTCCCCCAGCATGATCGGCTGTCCCGATGAACTCAAAGGG GCTAAATCGTGGAGGAAGTTAAAGACTATGGTGCATTGCTCTCCATTTGTGGTTTCGTTTAAGAAAAGATATCCTTGGGTTCAGCTGGCAGGCCACGCAG GTAATTTCCAAGCAGGCGAGAATGGGAAACTACTGAAGAAGTATTGTGAATGTGAGCAGCAGTGTCTCGAGAAGCTGATGAATGACATCCTCCGGCCGTTTGTTCCTGGCTACTATGGTATTGTGCAGCAGAACGACCAGGATTACAACCTAATGGACGATCTGCTGACCGACTTCGACTCCCCTTCAATCATGGATTGCAAGATGGGAAGCAG GACATACCTAGAAGAAGAGCTGGTGAAGGCCCGCGAGCGTCCTCGTCTTAGGAAGGATATGTATGAGAAAATGGTAGCTGTGGACCCAGGAGCACCTAGTCCGGAGGAAAGAGCCCAGCAGGCCGTTCTCAAACCTCGATACATGCAGTGGAGGGAAACGCTGAGCTCAACCGCCACTCTTGGCTTCCGCATAGAGGGCATCAGG AAGGCAGATGGCACATGCAATACCAGCtttaaaaaaaccaaacaaaaggaGCAGGTGATGAAGGCCTTGAGGGACTTTGTGGATGGAAACACACAGTTGCTG AGGAGTTATCTGCAGAGGCTAGAGGAGCTGCGCAGCGCTCTAGAGACGTCCGAGTTGTTCAGGACACACGAG GTGGTCGGGAGTTCTTTGCTGTTCGTTCACGATGCTTCAGGCCTGGCCCGAGTATGGATGATTGACTTTGGTAAAACCGTCCCACTGCCCCCACCCCAGACCCTGGACCACCGCACACCCTGGGCCGAGGGAAACCGGGAGGACGGTTACCTGTGGGGTCTGGACAACCTCATTGAGATCTTTGGAGGCATGCTGCAGGACGCCACCCCTCCCTCGCCCTGA
- the itpkcb gene encoding inositol-trisphosphate 3-kinase Cb isoform X2, producing the protein MGQSSSSSNGAALASSSRARVQGVFCSSPARDRLDENPMKTKELQSVQKCWRDDFKEGKTSVDVRIHEPKKLLLKATSSGNQHATENLILLSRDANFESSDSQSGQKGVAFREENHECCVSPWDMESVSEGGAVTPGRVSEENVTQCLNAPDFLVDFSCSSPLAKHKITKSTSQPSVSGRLGGETEQQASNPFPRIIPKLIVTHDDLGPVQDSPHISDFTFSMGGYSLDLHPDEDSPCSDSGCGGSPAPFLFHRKLSSSSSAGLSSASSFEESEDDFTGSDIEPSLSPSMIGCPDELKGAKSWRKLKTMVHCSPFVVSFKKRYPWVQLAGHAGNFQAGENGKLLKKYCECEQQCLEKLMNDILRPFVPGYYGIVQQNDQDYNLMDDLLTDFDSPSIMDCKMGSRTYLEEELVKARERPRLRKDMYEKMVAVDPGAPSPEERAQQAVLKPRYMQWRETLSSTATLGFRIEGIRADGTCNTSFKKTKQKEQVMKALRDFVDGNTQLLRSYLQRLEELRSALETSELFRTHEVVGSSLLFVHDASGLARVWMIDFGKTVPLPPPQTLDHRTPWAEGNREDGYLWGLDNLIEIFGGMLQDATPPSP; encoded by the exons ATGGGCCAATCATCATCCAGCAGTAACGGCGCAGCACTCGCGAGCTCCTCACGAGCGCGCGTGCAAGGAGTTTTTTGTTCTTCACCTGCCCGTGACCGGTTAGACGAGAATCCGATGAAAACCAAGGAGCTGCAATCTGTTCAGAAGTGCTGGCGGGACGATTTCAAAGAGGGGAAGACTTCAGTGGACGTAAGAATACACGAGCCGAAAAAGCTTCTTTTAAAAGCGACTTCTTCCGGCAATCAGCATGCAACCGAAAACTTGATCCTTCTGAGTCGGGACGCCAACTTTGAAAGTTCTGATTCCCAAAGCGGACAGAAAGGAGTAGCGTTCCGCGAGGAAAACCATGAGTGTTGCGTCTCACCGTGGGACATGGAAAGCGTGTCAGAAGGAGGTGCCGTGACTCCAGGCAGAGTTTCGGAGGAAAATGTGACCCAGTGCTTGAACGCACCGGACTTTTTAGTAGACTTCAGTTGCTCGTCTCCGTTAGCCAAACATAAAATAACCAAAAGTACATCGCAACCCTCCGTGTCAGGCCGGCTGGGTGGAGAAACGGAGCAACAAGCCTCAAACCCCTTCCCTAGGATTATTCCCAAACTAATAGTGACCCATGATGATTTAGGTCCTGTTCAGGACAGTCCGCACATCAGTGACTTTACTTTTAGCATGGGCGGCTATTCGCTGGACCTGCATCCCGATGAGGACTCTCCCTGCTCGGACAGCGGCTGTGGAGGCTCCCCGGCGCCCTTTCTGTTCCACAGGAAACTGTCCAGCTCCTCATCCGCTGGATTGTCCTCAGCCTCGTCGTTTGAGGAGTCCGAGGATGATTTCACGGGCAGCGACATTGAGCCCAGTCTGTCCCCCAGCATGATCGGCTGTCCCGATGAACTCAAAGGG GCTAAATCGTGGAGGAAGTTAAAGACTATGGTGCATTGCTCTCCATTTGTGGTTTCGTTTAAGAAAAGATATCCTTGGGTTCAGCTGGCAGGCCACGCAG GTAATTTCCAAGCAGGCGAGAATGGGAAACTACTGAAGAAGTATTGTGAATGTGAGCAGCAGTGTCTCGAGAAGCTGATGAATGACATCCTCCGGCCGTTTGTTCCTGGCTACTATGGTATTGTGCAGCAGAACGACCAGGATTACAACCTAATGGACGATCTGCTGACCGACTTCGACTCCCCTTCAATCATGGATTGCAAGATGGGAAGCAG GACATACCTAGAAGAAGAGCTGGTGAAGGCCCGCGAGCGTCCTCGTCTTAGGAAGGATATGTATGAGAAAATGGTAGCTGTGGACCCAGGAGCACCTAGTCCGGAGGAAAGAGCCCAGCAGGCCGTTCTCAAACCTCGATACATGCAGTGGAGGGAAACGCTGAGCTCAACCGCCACTCTTGGCTTCCGCATAGAGGGCATCAGG GCAGATGGCACATGCAATACCAGCtttaaaaaaaccaaacaaaaggaGCAGGTGATGAAGGCCTTGAGGGACTTTGTGGATGGAAACACACAGTTGCTG AGGAGTTATCTGCAGAGGCTAGAGGAGCTGCGCAGCGCTCTAGAGACGTCCGAGTTGTTCAGGACACACGAG GTGGTCGGGAGTTCTTTGCTGTTCGTTCACGATGCTTCAGGCCTGGCCCGAGTATGGATGATTGACTTTGGTAAAACCGTCCCACTGCCCCCACCCCAGACCCTGGACCACCGCACACCCTGGGCCGAGGGAAACCGGGAGGACGGTTACCTGTGGGGTCTGGACAACCTCATTGAGATCTTTGGAGGCATGCTGCAGGACGCCACCCCTCCCTCGCCCTGA